The following DNA comes from Desulfurococcus sp..
CTAGTAGGCTTCGACCATCCAGGCTTAAACCTGCTGCTGAGAGGAGCTGTCAACGAGAAGGGAGGTAGAATCCCAAAGGTCTTAATCAAAGGTGAGAGGATATCAGAGATAATGATACTTGAGGAGCCGTTATTCAATCCAGAGGAGTTCAAGGAATGGGTTTTAAGAGAGATGAGGATACCAGAGCACATGGTTAAAGTAATACCTGAAGCTAGAGTTGTAGAAGTCCAAGGGCGCTACAGGATCAGCGAGGAGGGCGTAATAGGCTCAGGCCCTATAGCTGAAACCCTTCACAGCATCTACGTGAAGTACATGGAGTATAGGAGAAAGATTGTGCAGGGATAAAGGAATGTTTTTTCGAGCCGAGAGAACACGATCTAGCTGGGAGGATAGCACGGTTAACCACTAGGCACGGGCGTATTGAAACCCCCTATCTTTTTCCCGTTGTAGACCCGTTGAGACAAGAAGTGTCTTTAAACAGCCTAGCGGAGCTGGGATTCAACGGAGTGGTAACAAACGCTTACCTCTTCTACAAGAGGAGAAAAGGGTCTGTGGAGTCTATTCACGAAGCCTTAAAGTGGGATAAAGTATTAATGACGGATTCCGGGGGCTACCAGGTTCTAGTATACGGGGATGTAGAAGTCGATAATAGAACAATAGTTTCCTATCAGAGGGATATAGGAGTTGATATTGGAGTAATACTAGATAAGCCTACAGGTAGCATGGCATCCCATGAAGAAGCCCTTAAAAGCGTTTACGAGACGTACAAGAGGGCAGTGGAGGCTGCACCATTAATATCTGATAGCGACCAGCTATGGGTTCTACCAATCCAGGGGCTTCCTTACAGGGATTTAGTTGTTAGATCATCTATTCTCGCTTGGAGGCTACCAGTCTATAGTATATATGCTCTTGGATCCCCGACAATCCTCCTCGAGAAGTACAGTTATGCTGGAATCGTGGAGTCAACAATCCTAGCTAGGATGACGCTGCCACCAGGAAAGCCAATCCATGTTTTCGGAGTCGGCCACCCCATGATAATACCATTCCTGGTGGCTGCTGGCGGCGACTTATTTGATTCAGCAAGCTACGTGCTCTACGCTCGAGACGATAGATACATGACTGAAACAGGGACGAGGAATATAAGGGACCTCCAGTACCTTCCATGCAGCTGCCCTATCTGCAGCAGGTATACTGTGAGAGAGCTACTTGAGATGCCTAGGCAGGAGAGAACAAGGTTAATCGCACTCCACAATCTTCATCTTCTAGCAGAAGAGCTTAGAAGAGTAAAACAGGCTATCAGAGAGGGGAGGCTATGGGAGCTCCTCGAGTATAAGAGTAGAGGGCATCCCCGCCTCCGCGAGGCCTTTAAAGTGCTTGTTAAGTACAGGCGTATACTAGAGAAGTACAATCCTGTATCCAAGCCTGACGCCAGGGCTCTAATGCTAGTTGATAGCTCTTCAACCCGTAACCCACGCTTAGAGGCCACCTCGAGGAGAGTTAGAGAGGCTATAGGAGACCTCGTCGAGAACAAGATTGTAATCGCTATCCCAGCTTACAGGAAACCCTATACAAGCCAGGTGGAGTATGCTGTACTCGAAGAAAAGTATGGTAGTGATAGTAGAATAGCACTACTATTCCTCCACCCGATGCTAGGCTTAATCCCTCCCGGGTTGTCGTCAACATACCCCTTCTACCAGCATGAAGCCTTGTTCACTAGAAGCGATATATCATCGAGGAATATTGGAAGGCTCCTCGCTGAATTGAAGAAGAAGGGGGCAGTAAAAATAATACTCGTGGAGGCTGGATGGCTTGATAAAAAGCTCTATGCTGAAATACTTAGAGAGGTTAAAGGAGTCGAGGATATTACAGCTATATGTAGGATAGACGAGATCTCCTCTCTCCTTCCTCGAGAGCCTTCTCGATCTTCTCCTTCTCGCTCTCAATAGCTTCTATCATTAATGCTTCCTCTTCGAGAGTTGACGTGCCTATCTTAACGTTGAGAACCTCGCTTAACACTTCAACGGCAACTATGCTGGCTCTAGGATCAGGTCTATAGAGCTCTGTGTAGGGTAGTATCGTAGCACCCTTTAATCCATACGCCTGCATGAACATCATAGTTGAGGCGAGGGGCCCGATAACGTATCTCTCCTCGAGTATCCTAGCATTAAGCTTAATGCTTGTCTCGCCTATCGGTATCCACCTATACTTCTCATTGCCTTCCCTTAAGCTGGGGTCTAGACCCCCTACTAGAACAACCTCTTCAACACCCAGCTCCCTGGCGAATGAGGCTAGATACTCAGCGTACATTGTTCTCTCTCTTTCAACAGGTGTTGCATTATGGAGTACTACAAGCAGGCTTCTACCACCAGCTTCACCAGCATAGACTTCGAAGGGGTATACTAGTCCATGCTCTCTAGTATAGAATGTGAATTCAGGCATATACCTAGTCTTTATGAAGCCTATTCTACGTAGCTTAAGCTCTCTTACAATATGTCTTGTTGTAAGATACCCTACCATCCCGAAGCCCTGGTAGCCGGTCACTAGAAACGCTTGTTTTAGTGAGCGAAGGTCTACATCAGAGGTTTTAATGAATGATATCATTGCTTAACCCTTCCATCACTCCCTCTCTAACTCTAACAGCCTCGCCTCTTTTATAGTAAACCATCTCGTGTCCAGCGAGAACAGCTCTTCCCACAGCAAGTAAATCCCCGCTCAGTGAGACTACTAGAACTTCATCGCCGGGCCGTATACCTGGATCTGCCGCCAACACATGCCGGCTGAACAAGTTGCCTCCAGCCGCTATGAATTCAGCGTAGTCTCGTTTAACGTAGACTCTCAGCTTTGGATAGGGGAGCATCTTGTTAAGGACTCTGCCTGAAGCTACATGCAGGTTAAACCTGTAGTCTCCTGCTCTTAGAGTCAGGTATTTCACGCCACCTAGCATGACATGTCTTACTTTCATTGTGCTCGGGCTGACAGCGAGCTCTACCGAGTCGGGTATAAATTCGCCTCTAACACCAAACTGAAGTCTCGCTATCCACCTTAGCTCTGAGAGTTCTCTCGGCTCAGGTCTTCGTATTTTTAAGCCCATGGAGACCCCTTAACCTGCTACGTTCCATACCTCCATGAAGCAGTATACTCCTCCTGCTCTCTTGTCATGAAGTCTATTCTCACGCCCATTGACTCAAGTTTTAATCGAGCAACCATTTCATCCAGCTCTACTGGTGGATTGAAGACTCTTGCAGGCAGCCTACCCTTATTCTCGAGCAGATATAGTGATGCAAGAAACTGGTTTGCAAAGCTCATATCCATTACTTCACTGGGATGACCTTCTGCAGCTACAAGGTTTACTAGCCTGCCTTCCGCGAGCAAGTAGAGCTTCCTCCCATCATAGAGCTCGTACTCAGTTACATTGGGGAGTATATTCCTTTTAGCCTTGGAGAGGGCTTCGAGGTCTGGTATCCATATCTCTACGTTGAAGTGTCCTGCGTTAGCTAGTATAGCACCATTCTTCATTTTCTCGAAGTGCTCTCTCCTAATCACCGCTTTATTACCTGTTGCCGTTATGAATACATCGCCTACCTCAGCGGCCTCGCTCATCGGCATAACCTCGAAGCCATCGTATACTGCTTCAAGCGCCCTGATAGGGTTAACCTCTGTGACTATAACACGCCTTGCTCCAAGCCCCCTTGCTCTTGCAGCTATACCTTTGCCAACCCAGCCGTAGCCTGCGACTACTACCACCTTACCGGCTACAAGAATATTCGTAGCCCTAAGGATCCCGTCGAATGTGCTCTGCCCTGTCCCATACCTGTTGTCGAACATGTGCTTTGTGTAAGCGTTGTTCACGGCTATCACAGGATACCTTAATAAGCCTTCCCTCTCCAAGGCTTTAAGCCTTATGACACCGGTTGTAGTCTCCTCAGTCCCCCCGGTGATTCTGCTAGCCGTATCCAAGTGCTTTTCATGCAGGTAAGCGTGGAGATCAGCCCCGTCATCTAACACTATATCCGGCTTCCACTCGATAATCCTCTCAAGACACCAGTAGTATTCATCACTGCTCTGACCCCTCCACGCGTAGACGTGGACACCGTATTCTACTAGAGCGGCTGCTACGTCATCTTGTGTTGAAAGCGGGTTGCTTCCAGCTAATGCTACTTCAGCTCCTGCATCAATAAAGGCCTTCATTAGAACAGCTGTCTCCTTAGTCACATGGAGCACAGCCCCAATTCTCACATTCCTCAAAGGCTTCGAGCTCTCATACCGCTTTCTAATAAGCATTAAAACCGGCATATGCTGTTCAGCCCAGGAGATCCTGGCTTCACCTTGAGGGGCTAGGGATAAATCCTTGACACGGTACTCCACGTCGTTCACCATGAGTATACTCGTATAGCTTGCCAAGCCTTTATAGACTGATACCTAGCTTTATTAAAGCCAACTCCACTCTTGTAGTTCTATAATATTTTAGCTACCAGCTGGTAACAAGGTAACAGTACGAAGTGGTGTACAGAGCTATGCTTCCACTCGAACCCCAAGTGCTAGTAAAAGAGAGTGTCTACACACTCCTACTACTCGCATGGGTTATAGTAGTCGTCCACCCTTTAACCAAACACTTATACTACTTGATGAGGAGGCATGGGGTCCCCCATAATAAAGCGGTATACTATAATAGAAAGATTATACATATTCTTGCAGGCGGGTTAGTATCCATAATGATTCCTCTACTGGAGTACAAGACACCTGTAACTATCATACCAATGATAGTGCTCCTAGCTGCTGCAACCTACCTCCCCCATAAGAAGGGAAAACTCATGTACTGGTTTCAGGATCCAGAGAACATTAATGAAGTACACTTCATTATCATGTGGGGTGTAGTAATGACGTCCTCATGGCTGCTCTTCAATAACTGGGTTTACGGGGTTGTACCGGTAGCCTTCATGTCTTTCGGGGATGGAGTGACAGGTATTGTTAGAAACTTGATCTACGGTGGGAGGAATAAATCTTGGTATGGTAATATAGCAATGCTAGCTACAGTCGCTCCAATAGGCTACTATCTAGCAGGCCTGCCAGGCTTAATTTCAGCTGTAGCAGCCAGCATAGTAGAACACTTCGAGATCTACGAGAGAATAGACGATAATATCACAGTACCTCTAACAGGCTTCACCATACTACTGGCATTAAACTTCATGCTAGGATAACCACTACACGTGTAGCTGACTCCAGGTAGGCCTCTTCATCTAGACAGGAGCTTCTTCTCTAATTCAGAGTCAGCATCCACGCTTGCATACAGCACTCTCAAACCCCACTTAGCAGGCGTGAAGTAGCATGTGATAGAGCTAGCGGGGGCTGAGGTAGTAGTGAATCAACAGCTTACTCGCAGGCCTGTAGATCGATTCCAGTAGCTCTAAGCTTAAAAATCCTCTATGCTATACCCCTGATCTCAGCGTTAAAAGGTGAGTTTAATGGGTAAGGTGAGAATAAGACTTGTTAAGAGGATTGCACGCGAGCTATTGGAGAAGCATCCAGAGCTGTTTACAAGAGACTTCCAGCACAATAAGGCTGTAGTCTCAAGGCTGGTGGATACATCATCGAAGAAGCTGAGGAACATGATAGCCGGCTATGTGACCCACTTGATAGCTATTCAGTCTAAACGCAAGGCGGCGTTAGAGCAGGCTGAGCAATGAGCATTATGCAGCCGATTACAGTTGAATCTCTCCCAGGTGGATTCCACCGTATATCCCTCTTCGAGAAAACCGTTTACTTAAGGATTAGTGTTTGCAGTAGGAGGAAGAACAGCCTAGACGAGGAGCTCGAAGAACTAGGCGAAAGAACAGGTGTTACTATAGCTATAATACCTTTAAGCATGACTAGTATTCCACAGATAGTGCAAGGTGCTCTTCACTTCATAATATACAAGAAGGAGTTTTCGAGATTCAAGAATAAGGGGCTACTACTCTTAATGCTCTCCACAGGGTACACTCAGATCTCCAAAGCTCTCTCTAAGGCTAGAGACCTATTTGAGGGAAGCCTCGAGTACTACCTAGTTGAGCTAGCTGAGGAGCCGCCTGTAGAACCCGGCTGGCAGGCTAGTATCAATGGAGAGTACTGCAAGCCTCTCAAGAAGCTTGAGCAGGTAGGGGTCAGTGATTTCACACCCCTCGTGAAAAACCTTCATGCATTACTTGAGATGATATAGCACGCAGCTAGTATTTAGGGCGTTCCTGCAGGATGCTTTGAAAAAACCTAGAGCATTCCGCTAGCCTACCACTCTTCCTCCTCCCATTCCTCTTCCCACTCTTCTTCCTCCCACTCCTCTTCTTCCCATTCTTCCTCTAGCCACGGCTTCACTACGACTACACCTCCCACACAATCACGATCTCCATGCACCTGGGTTTTTAAATATCCAGGGGGTCGAGTCCACCTTCACTGTGGAGGCTGAATGAAAAACTTATAACCTGGTATAACACCAGTTTAATAGGTTTAATCCAAGGGTAGCAGCGGTGAGGCTTATTGGTTGAATTCTGCCCTAGATGCGGAGGGCCACTCGTACCTGTTAAGAAGGGAAGGAAGATTATTCTTAAGTGTAATAGATGCGGTTATGAAGTAGAAGTTAAAGATAGAAGAGAACACAAAGTGAAGTTTCACGTGGATGCAAGCAAACGGGTTTCAACTGCTCAGGCAACTGAGGCAGGGGAAGCAAGGCTCTCACAGGAGGAAAGAGAGATGCTTAGAGAGTACTACGAGGTGCTTCTAGAGGAGCTGGCACAAGAAGAAGAGGGAACCGAGGAATTAGATTAAGACTACAAGGCTTCAGCTTGCATGGTCTCCACATTACAGGTTTTCGGAGCCGTCACCACTCATCATCTCAACCAGCTTGATCCAAGTAGACCTTATTAACTGCAGAGTCTCAAGAGTGGTTAGGTTAGTTAAAGTAGCTTAGTACCAGTGGAGTCTTAAAAGCTCGCTAGGTGGGCTGGGATGAAATCTAAGAGGACTATGCAGGGGGTTTTAATGCTGGTTCTCTGCCATTTCCTGTGGAGTACTAACAACATTGCTGGGAGAGTACTAGGCGGGGTCTTAGACCCGGTGACTGTAACTGCTCTCAGGTGGCTTCTGGCAATGCCCTTCTACCCTCTAATACTCGGGTGGAGTGTTATATGGGGGGTGAAACGCTATATCAGCGTGAAGACGCTGATACTGGGTTTAACAGGCATGGTACTCTTCAACATCGTCCTCTACGAGTCCCTAGCGTTAACGCAAGCGTCACTTGTAGGATTAGCATACGGCTTCACGCCTGCATTAATCCTAATATTCTCCGCTCTAATAGGCCTTGAAAAACCAAGCAGACTACAGGTTGCTGGATCCACTCTCTCAGTACTAGGCGTCATCCTGCTTTTCACGCTTAAAGGAGCAGCAGCCTCCAGCAGCGATATACTGGGTTTAAGCCTAGGGGTTTCAACAGGGGTTATATGGGCGGTTTACACTGTCCTCCAAGGCAAGTTCTATCCTGGAGGAGATCAAGCAGCATTAACGTATGCTTCAATAGTTCTAACAGCACCCCTACTAGGGCTTACTGCCTCACCATTAATCTACACGAAGCTCGAGATCATGCTGAAACCAGAGGTTCTCTTAGCCCTCCTCTGGATTGCTGTTGCAACAGGGGCTTTAGGCTACTACGCTTGGAATAAAGGAGTTTCACTAGTGGGCCCTGCTATAGCCGCCCCCTTCGCGAACTTAATCCCTGTCTTCACAGCCCTTCTCGGCAGCATGCTGCTGGGAGAAAGCCTTGGAGTAGGAGACCTAGTGGGAGGTGCTTTAATAGTGCTTGGCTCAACTATTTCAACTATAGGAGGAAGGCACTAAACCCTGCAGCCAGGTACAACCTGAGAGGATGCATTGCGAGAAAGAAAAATACCGGTAACCCTGGTTAACATGATTGAAGAACTGCTTACGAGGAGAGGTGTCAGCCTTGGTTAGAGTCGCCATAGTAGATAGAAGCTACTGTAAGCCGGATAAGTGTAGCCTGGAGTGTATTAGGTTCTGCCCTGTCAACAGGGGGAGGAAGAAGAAGGCTATAGAGTTGAGTAGTGACGGTAAGTATGTAGTAGTATACGAGGAGACCTGCATCGGATGCGGTATATGCGTTAAGAAGTGTCCTTTCAATGCTCTATCAATCGTGAACCTACCCGACGAGCTCGAGAAAACACTAGTGCACAGGTACGGAGCCAATATGTTCAAGCTATATAATCTACCAGCACCACGCATCGGAGGTATTCTAGGGGTAATCGGGAGAAACGGTGCTGGAAAATCCACTAGCGTGAAAATACTTTCCGGGCAGGTGAAGCCTAACCTAGGGAGATACATGGATCCACCAGACTGGGATGAAATAATAAGGTACTTCAGGGGGACAGAGCTACAATCATACTTTACTAAGCTTGCAAACGGCGATATTAAAGCTGTAGTTAAA
Coding sequences within:
- a CDS encoding Lsm family RNA-binding protein produces the protein MSVVDASRKLVSELTSLMDKKIRVVLSDGRYYEGILVGFDHPGLNLLLRGAVNEKGGRIPKVLIKGERISEIMILEEPLFNPEEFKEWVLREMRIPEHMVKVIPEARVVEVQGRYRISEEGVIGSGPIAETLHSIYVKYMEYRRKIVQG
- the tgtA gene encoding tRNA guanosine(15) transglycosylase TgtA: MKECFFEPREHDLAGRIARLTTRHGRIETPYLFPVVDPLRQEVSLNSLAELGFNGVVTNAYLFYKRRKGSVESIHEALKWDKVLMTDSGGYQVLVYGDVEVDNRTIVSYQRDIGVDIGVILDKPTGSMASHEEALKSVYETYKRAVEAAPLISDSDQLWVLPIQGLPYRDLVVRSSILAWRLPVYSIYALGSPTILLEKYSYAGIVESTILARMTLPPGKPIHVFGVGHPMIIPFLVAAGGDLFDSASYVLYARDDRYMTETGTRNIRDLQYLPCSCPICSRYTVRELLEMPRQERTRLIALHNLHLLAEELRRVKQAIREGRLWELLEYKSRGHPRLREAFKVLVKYRRILEKYNPVSKPDARALMLVDSSSTRNPRLEATSRRVREAIGDLVENKIVIAIPAYRKPYTSQVEYAVLEEKYGSDSRIALLFLHPMLGLIPPGLSSTYPFYQHEALFTRSDISSRNIGRLLAELKKKGAVKIILVEAGWLDKKLYAEILREVKGVEDITAICRIDEISSLLPREPSRSSPSRSQ
- a CDS encoding PAC2 family protein — encoded protein: MISFIKTSDVDLRSLKQAFLVTGYQGFGMVGYLTTRHIVRELKLRRIGFIKTRYMPEFTFYTREHGLVYPFEVYAGEAGGRSLLVVLHNATPVERERTMYAEYLASFARELGVEEVVLVGGLDPSLREGNEKYRWIPIGETSIKLNARILEERYVIGPLASTMMFMQAYGLKGATILPYTELYRPDPRASIVAVEVLSEVLNVKIGTSTLEEEALMIEAIESEKEKIEKALEEGERRSRLSYI
- a CDS encoding pseudouridine synthase, with the protein product MGLKIRRPEPRELSELRWIARLQFGVRGEFIPDSVELAVSPSTMKVRHVMLGGVKYLTLRAGDYRFNLHVASGRVLNKMLPYPKLRVYVKRDYAEFIAAGGNLFSRHVLAADPGIRPGDEVLVVSLSGDLLAVGRAVLAGHEMVYYKRGEAVRVREGVMEGLSNDIIH
- the ahcY gene encoding adenosylhomocysteinase yields the protein MEYRVKDLSLAPQGEARISWAEQHMPVLMLIRKRYESSKPLRNVRIGAVLHVTKETAVLMKAFIDAGAEVALAGSNPLSTQDDVAAALVEYGVHVYAWRGQSSDEYYWCLERIIEWKPDIVLDDGADLHAYLHEKHLDTASRITGGTEETTTGVIRLKALEREGLLRYPVIAVNNAYTKHMFDNRYGTGQSTFDGILRATNILVAGKVVVVAGYGWVGKGIAARARGLGARRVIVTEVNPIRALEAVYDGFEVMPMSEAAEVGDVFITATGNKAVIRREHFEKMKNGAILANAGHFNVEIWIPDLEALSKAKRNILPNVTEYELYDGRKLYLLAEGRLVNLVAAEGHPSEVMDMSFANQFLASLYLLENKGRLPARVFNPPVELDEMVARLKLESMGVRIDFMTREQEEYTASWRYGT
- a CDS encoding dolichol kinase, producing MLPLEPQVLVKESVYTLLLLAWVIVVVHPLTKHLYYLMRRHGVPHNKAVYYNRKIIHILAGGLVSIMIPLLEYKTPVTIIPMIVLLAAATYLPHKKGKLMYWFQDPENINEVHFIIMWGVVMTSSWLLFNNWVYGVVPVAFMSFGDGVTGIVRNLIYGGRNKSWYGNIAMLATVAPIGYYLAGLPGLISAVAASIVEHFEIYERIDDNITVPLTGFTILLALNFMLG
- a CDS encoding 30S ribosomal protein S17e gives rise to the protein MGKVRIRLVKRIARELLEKHPELFTRDFQHNKAVVSRLVDTSSKKLRNMIAGYVTHLIAIQSKRKAALEQAEQ
- a CDS encoding DNA-directed RNA polymerase subunit M, with protein sequence MVEFCPRCGGPLVPVKKGRKIILKCNRCGYEVEVKDRREHKVKFHVDASKRVSTAQATEAGEARLSQEEREMLREYYEVLLEELAQEEEGTEELD
- a CDS encoding DMT family transporter; amino-acid sequence: MKSKRTMQGVLMLVLCHFLWSTNNIAGRVLGGVLDPVTVTALRWLLAMPFYPLILGWSVIWGVKRYISVKTLILGLTGMVLFNIVLYESLALTQASLVGLAYGFTPALILIFSALIGLEKPSRLQVAGSTLSVLGVILLFTLKGAAASSSDILGLSLGVSTGVIWAVYTVLQGKFYPGGDQAALTYASIVLTAPLLGLTASPLIYTKLEIMLKPEVLLALLWIAVATGALGYYAWNKGVSLVGPAIAAPFANLIPVFTALLGSMLLGESLGVGDLVGGALIVLGSTISTIGGRH